From the genome of Brienomyrus brachyistius isolate T26 chromosome 8, BBRACH_0.4, whole genome shotgun sequence, one region includes:
- the rbl1 gene encoding LOW QUALITY PROTEIN: retinoblastoma-like protein 1 (The sequence of the model RefSeq protein was modified relative to this genomic sequence to represent the inferred CDS: deleted 2 bases in 2 codons), producing MREDEVDSPCGNGEDNTAREIMEALCQELNMDEQTADEAMQNFTAVWDTYTLEGELVHWLACALYAACRKGSTPTVGKGVMEGNCVSLTRILRCSKLSLIQFFCKMKKWSDMSNLSQDFRDKVGHLERNFEVTTVIFRKFEPIFMSMFQNPQGEPSRQPRSRKHRRLPCHISDVFKFCWTLFVYTKGNFRMIGDDLVNSYHLLLCCLDLAFANALLCANRKDLINPSFKGLPCPKNQDYLSPAYTPPEKPPCMLEKLCELHDGLVLEAKGIKEHYFKPYIKKLFERQILKGNELLLTELLDTPNFIDNNKAVNREYEEYVLTGGDFDERVFLGADADEEIGTPRKATASELPEGQLSCRLQMECNLQQHFEKTRSFAPSTPLTGRGYLKEKDVLVTPVSSATQSVSRLQSMVSGLRNAPSEALLQIFKSCSRDPTDAILEQVKSLGETFREHYTKDTEELPASHMDFAEKRFKLAEILYYKVLENVMVQELRRLQGKDMAVLLEQDIFHRSLMACCLEVVLFSYSSQHTFPWVIEVFRLRPFYFYKVIEVFIRSEEGLSRDTVKHLNSIEEQVLECRAWARDSALWEALGAAHMKVPTVEEVNFPNSFETGGSGGPAHLPLVALSPIVHPRIREVRIGLGGSGSARKDVPPSPISLHDRYSSPMAGSAKRRLFGDDVSSALPGSPTKRAPLALGGVLKIIPTSPCVSEAVPGSPARTIITMSASPNAQQLGMPMQGMKSDIGGITIIQVQPSESMPLTAQVLLTASPGRPGLGAVPTDAQSTHKPRRTGSLALFFRKVYHLASVRLRDLCLKLDISAEHRGKIWTCFEHSVVHCTDLMKDRHLDQLLMCAVYIVSKITKEERTFQDIMKCYRSQPQANSHVYRSVLLRFKVEEQPSDENESGTDQQGAENESEADLDERGDLIQFYNSVYVLRMKGFAVKYAVPSADGRAEAPPLSPFPSVRAQPLSPRRVSQRHFIYVSPHKNGSCITPSSAFTYKFNGSPSKELNDINRMIRQGGVSRKRVFTMEGDYPDSPSKRPCQESKDVLLKRLQDVVSERAHH from the exons ATGCGAGAAGACGAGGTGGACTCCCCGTGTGGGAACGGGGAGGATAACACGGCCCGGGAAATCATGGAGGCGCTGTGCCAAGAGTTGAATATGGACGAGCAGACGGCGGACGAAGCTATGCAAAATTTCACTGCCGTCTGGGATACGTACACGCTGGAG GGGGAGCTGGTCCACTGGCTTGCCTGTGCCCTCTATGCAGCCTGCCGCAAGGGcagcacacccactgtgggcAAGGGGGTGATGGAGGGAAATTGTGTGTCACTCACCAGAATCCTGCGGTGCTCCAAGCTTAG TTTGATTCAGTTCTTCTGTAAGATGAAGAAGTGGTCGGACATGTCTAATTTGTCCCAGGACTTCCGAGATAAGGTTGGGCACTTGGAGAGAAATTTTGAAGTGACGACGGTGATCTTTAGGAAGTTTGAACCCATCTTCATGAGCATGTTCCAGAATCCTCAGGGGGAACCTTCACGACAGCCTAGGAGCAGAAAGCACAG gCGGCTGCCCTGTCACATAAGTGATGTCTTCAAATTTTGCTGGACTCTCTTTGTGTACACAAAAG GGAATTTCCGCATGATTGGCGACGACCTCGTGAACTCGTATCACCTCCTCCTCTGCTGCCTGGATTTGGCGTTTGCTAATGCGCTTCTGTGTGCCAACCGAAAAGACCTCATCAATCCATCCTTCAAGG GTCTGCCTTGCCCTAAGAATCAGGACTACCTTAGCCCTGCTTATACCCCGCCAGAGAAGCCCCCATGCATGCTGGAAAAGTTGTGTGAACTGCATGACGGGCTGGTTCTAGAGGCCAAGGGGATTAAGGAGCACTATTTCAAACCCTACATTAAAAAGCTATTCGAGAGACAG aTTTTGAAAGGGAATGAATTGTTGCTCACTGAACTCCTGGACACCCCTAACTTCATAGATAATAA CAAGGCGGTTAACCGGGAGTATGAGGAGTATGTGCTGACAGGCGGGGATTTCGACGAGCGCGTGTTCTTGGGTGCGGACGCTGATGAGGAGATCGGCACTCCCCGCAAAGCCACGGCGTCTGAGCTCCCCGAGGGACAGCTGTCCTGCCGCCTGCAGATGGAGTGCAACTTGCAGCAGCACTTCGAGAAG ACGCGCTCGTTCgca ccctccacccccctgACCGGCCGGGGATACCTGAAGGAAAAAGATGTCCTGGTGACGCCAGTGTCCTCGGCCACGCAGAGTGTCAGCCGGCTACAGAGCATGGTGTCTGGACTGCGCAATGCCCCAAGCGAGGCCCTGTTGCAGATCTTCAA GTCGTGCTCCCGAGATCCCACAGATGCTATTCTGGAGCAAGTGAAGTCCCTGGGGGAGACATTCCGGGAACACTACACCAAGGACACGGAGGAGCTCCCGGCATCTCACATGG ATTTTGCAGAGAAGAGGTTCAAGCTGGCCGAAATCCTGTATTACAAGGTCCTGGAGAACGTGATGGTCCAGGAGCTCCGCCGGCTACAGGGCAAAGACATGGCG GTTCTGCTGGAGCAGGACATCTTTCACCGCTCTCTAATGGCCTGCTGCCTGGAGGTCGTTCTCTTTTCCTACAGCTCGCAACACACCTTCCCCTGGGTGATCGAGGTCTTCAGGCTGCGGCCCTTCTACTTCTACAAG GTGATCGAGGTGTTCATCCGCTCAGAGGAGGGCCTTTCGCGGGACACGGTGAAGCACCTGAACAGCATCGAGGAGCAGGTCCTGGAGTGCCGGGCCTGGGCCCGTGACTCGGCACTGTGGGAGGCGCTGGGCGCTGCGCACATGAAGGTCCCTACGGTGGAGGAG GTGAATTTCCCTAACAGCTTTGAGACGGGGGGTAGCGGTGGTCCGGCACACCTGCCCCTGGTGGCCCTCTCCCCAATCGTGCACCCTCGCATCAGGGAGGTGAGGATTGGTCTGGGCGGAAGTGGAAGTGCCCGCAAAG ATGTGCCACCTTCCCCCATCTCCCTTCACGACCGGTACAGCTCCCCCATGGCCGGCAGTGCTAAGAGGCGTCTGTTTGGAGATGACGTGTCATCGGCCCTCCCAGGGTCGCCCACCAAGCGGGCCCCCCTGGCCCTCGGTGGTGTCCTAAAGATCATCCCCACGTCCCCCTGTGTCTCCGAGGCTGTGCCCGGCTCCCCAGCACGCACCATTATCACCATGTCTGCCTCCCCCAATGCACAGCAGCTTGGCATGCCCATGCAAG GCATGAAGAGCGACATCGGCGGAATCACCATCATCCAGGTGCAGCCCAGCGAGTCCATGCCCCTTACGGCTCAGGTTCTGCTCACCGCCTCCCCGGGCCGGCCGGGCCTGGGTGCCGTGCCCACAGACGCCCAGAGCACCCACAAGCCCCGGCGAACCGGCTCACTGGCCCTGTTCTTCCGCAAG GTGTATCACCTGGCCAGCGTGCGACTGCGGGACCTGTGCCTGAAGCTGGACATCTCCGCAGAGCACCGGGGAAAGATCTGGACATGTTTCGAGCATTCTGTCGTCCACTGCACGGACCTGATGAAGGACCGGCACCTGGACCAACTCTTGATGTGCGCCGTGTACATCGTGTCCAAG ATCACCAAGGAGGAACGTACCTTTCAGGACATCATGAAGTGCTACCGCAGTCAACCTCAGGCCAACAGCCAC GTTTATCGGAGTGTCCTCCTCCGGTTTAAAGTCGAGGAACAGCCTTCTGATGAAAACGAGTCAGGGACAGACCAGCAAG GTGCTGAGAATGAATCAGAAGCAGACTTAGATGAGCGGGGTGACTTGATCCAGTTCTACAACTCTGTCTATGTGCTGAGGATGAAGGGTTTCGCGGTTAAATACGCCGTCCCCAGCGCTGACGGCAGG GCAGAGGCTCCGCCTCTCTCCCCTTTCCCGTCTGTGAGGGCGCAGCCGCTGTCA CCTCGCCGTGTGTCCCAGAGGCATTTCATCTACGTGTCCCCACACAAGAATGGCTCCTGTATCAcccccagctctgccttcacctACAAGTTCAACGGCAGCCCCTCTAAG